The following are from one region of the Sorghum bicolor cultivar BTx623 chromosome 2, Sorghum_bicolor_NCBIv3, whole genome shotgun sequence genome:
- the LOC8070911 gene encoding protein POLLENLESS 3-LIKE 2 isoform X2: MMQQMQQEPWNAAAVGLLRPTKSAPCSPIKPAAAAAMLRTHSDSFHVAHKVPVGDTPYVRAKRVQLVDKDPEKAIALFWSAINAGDRVDSALKDMAIVMKQQNRAEEAIEAIKSLRSRCSDQAQESLDNILLDLYKRCGRLDDQISLLKHKLQLIHQGHAFNGKRTKTARSQGRKFQVTLEQEATRLLGNLGWALMQKENYTEAEGAYRRALLIGPDNNKMCNLGICLMKQGRVLEAKDVLKQVRPAAVDGLRGADSHLKAYERAQEMLRDLETKLVGRPRADQLDTNWLFDALLLGSSSSIWQPQPCIDHLLPPPAPAPASAPAPAPAPRDRFADENASVSKKLAALQANMLNVDAQPFYSLRVPPLAAKPHNTLPQQQPQQKPHNTLSQQQQQQKPAPAHDPLGNLKRTRSGNCMDKAGAVVDKEQEQSIDENSGRRKSLSAEDRWPELPDHSAFDEAIVAAVLGPVLDDEPAAAEGNGHGKLPTSCDTSPAVKEKIGKRLRIFQDITQTVNNF; this comes from the exons ATGATGCAGCAGATGCAGCAGGAGCCGTGGAACGCCGCCGCCGTGGGGCTCCTCCGGCCGACCAAGTCGGCGCCCTGCTCGCCAATcaagccggcggcggcggcggccatgctgCGAACCCACTCCGACTCCTTCCACGTCGCGCACAAGGTGCCCGTCGGCGACACGCCGTACGTGCGAGCCAAGCGCGTCCAG CTGGTGGACAAGGATCCGGAGAAGGCGATCGCGCTGTTCTGGAGTGCGATCAATGCCGGCGACCGCGTCGACAGCGCGCTCAAGGACATGGCCATCGTGATGAAGCAGCAGAACCGCGCCGAGGAGGCCATCGAGGCCATCAAGTCGCTGCGCAGCCGGTGCTCCGACcaggcgcaggagtccctcgaCAACATCCTCCTCGATCTCTACAAG AGATGCGGGCGGCTGGACGACCAGATCTCGCTGCTCAAGCACAAGCTGCAGCTGATCCACCAGGGCCACGCCTTCAACGGCAAGCGGACCAAAACGGCTCGCTCTCAGGGCCGCAAGTTCCAGGTCACCCTCGAGCAAGAAGCCACCAGGCTCCTT GGTAACCTGGGATGGGCGCTGATGCAGAAGGAGAACTACACGGAGGCGGAGGGGGCGTACCGTCGGGCGCTGCTTATCGGGCCGGACAACAACAAGATGTGCAATCTGGGCATCTGCCTCATGAAGCAGGGCCGCGTGCTCGAGGCCAAGGATGTGCTCAAGCAGGTACGCCCCGCGGCGGTCGACGGTCTGCGCGGCGCCGACTCCCACCTCAAGGCCTACGAGCGCGCGCAAGAGATGCTGCGGGACCTCGAGACCAAGCTCGTCGGCCGCCCGCGCGCTGACCAGCTCGACACGAACTGGCTCTTCGATGCACTGCTGCTGGGATCGTCCTCGAGCATCTGGCAGCCGCAGCCGTGCATCGACCACTTGCTGCCacctccggctccggctccggcttcGGCTCCAGCACCAGCCCCGGCGCCGCGCGACCGCTTCGCCGATGAAAACGCCAGTGTCAGCAAGAAGCTGGCGGCGCTCCAGGCGAACATGCTTAATGTGGACGCGCAGCCCTTCTACTCTCTGCGAGTGCCGCCGCTTGCAGCGAAGCCTCATAACACGCTGCCTcagcagcagccgcagcagAAACCACATAACACGCTgtctcagcagcagcagcagcagaagccAGCTCCTGCCCATGATCCCTTGGGCAACCTGAAGAGGACACGGTCCGGCAATTGCATGGACAAGGCAGGAGCAGTGGTGGACAAGGAGCAGGAGCAGAGCATCGACGAGAACAGCGGCAGGAGGAAGTCGCTCTCTGCTGAGGACAGATGGCCAGAGCTGCCCGACCACAGCGCGTTCGACGAGGCCATCGTCGCGGCTGTCCTGGGCCCAGTGCTCGACGACGAACCAGCAGCTGCTGAAGGGAACGGCCATGGCAAGCTGCCGACGAGCTGCGACACGAGCCCAGCGGTGAAGGAAAAGATCGGCAAGAGGCTGAGGATCTTCCAGGACATCACACAGACAGTGAACAATTTCTGA
- the LOC8063320 gene encoding synaptotagmin-1 — protein MGVISTVLGFSGFGFGFSAGIVIGYFLFIYVQPTDVKDVKVRPLVEYDSKSLEGILPEIPLWVKNPDYDRIDWLNRFLELMWPYLDKAICRTAQDIAKPIIAENTAKYKIDSVEFETLTLGSLPPTFQGMKVYVTEEQELIMEPSLKWAANPNITVVVKAYGLKATIQIVDLQVFASPRITLKPLVPTFPCFAKILVSLMEKPHVDFGLKLLGADVMAIPGLYRFVQETIKKQVASMYLWPKTLEVPIMDPSKASKRPVGILLVKVVRAQNLRKKDLLGKSDPYVKLKMSDDKLPSKKTTVKRSNLNPEWNEDFKFVVTDPENQALEVDVFDWEQVGKHEKMGMNMIPLRELPPEETKVTTVNLLKTMDPNDVQNEKSRGELTLELTYKPFKEEDMEKEDTESADVIEKAPDGTPAGGGLLYVIVHEAQDLEGKHHTNPYAKIIFKGEEKKTKVIKKNRDPRWEDEFEFVCEEPPVNDKLHVEVLSKAGKKGLIHGKETLGYIDISLADVISNKRINEKYHLIDSKNGQIQIELQWRTS, from the exons ATGGGTGTAATCAGCACAGTGcttggtttctctgggtttggCTTTGGGTTCTCGGCTGGCATTGTTATTGGTTACTTCCTCTTCATCTACGTGCAGCCGACTGATGTCAAG GATGTCAAGGTTCGCCCGCTTGTGGAATATGATTCAAAATCCTTGGAGGGCATCCTTCCCGAAATTCCTTTGTGGGTCAAGAATCCTGACTATGATAGA ATTGATTGGCTGAACAGGTTCTTGGAGTTGATGTGGCCTTATCTTGACAAG GCTATCTGCAGAACTGCACAGGATATCGCGAAGCCAATTATTGCTGAGAATACTGCAAAGTATAAGATAGACTCTGTGGAGTTTGAAACACTTACTTTGGGTAGCTTACCACCCACCTTTCAAG GGATGAAAGTCTATGTCACGGAGGAGCAAGAGCTGATAATGGAACCATCTCTAAAATGGGCTGCAAATCCAAATATTACTGTTGTTGTAAAAGCCTATGGTTTGAAAGCTACTATTCAG ATTGTGGATCTACAAGTCTTTGCATCACCTCGTATTACTCTGAAGCCATTGGTGCCTACATTTCCTTGCTTTGCAAAAATTCTTGTCTCACTCATGGAGAAG CCACATGTTGACTTTGGACTAAAACTTCTGGGAGCAGATGTAATGGCTATTCCTGGTCTTTACAGATTTGTTCAG GAGACCATCAAGAAACAAGTGGCAAGCATGTATTTATGGCCAAAGACGCTAGAAGTACCTATAATGGATCCCTCAAA AGCATCAAAAAGGCCTGTTGGAATTCTACTTGTAAAGGTTGTAAGAGCCCAAAATCTGCGGAAGAAGGATCTGCTGGGTAAATCTGACCCATACGTGAAACTTAAGATGTCAGATGATAAACTTCCATCCAAGAAGACAACTGTAAAGCGCAGCAATCTCAATCCAGAGTGGAATGAAGACTTCAAATTTGttgtgacagatccagaaaaccAGGCTCTTGAAGTTGATGTCTTCGACTGGGAACAG GTTGGGAAACATGAAAAGATGGGAATGAACATGATCCCACTTAGAGAACTCCCACCAGAGGAGACTAAAGTTACTACCGTCAACTTGCTTAAGaccatggatccaaatgatGTACAAAATGAGAAGTCTCGGGGTGAGCTTACTCTAGAGCTCACATACAAGCCTTTCAAGGAAGAAGATATGGAGAAAGAAGATACAGAGAGTGCTGATGTGATCGAGAAAGCTCCAGATGGTACTCCAGCTGGTGGTGGCTTGCTTTATGTTATTGTTCATGAAGCCCAAGATCTTGAGGGAAAGCACCATACAAATCCATATGCAAAAATAATTTTCAAAGGCGAGGAGAAGAAAACAAAG GTCATCAAGAAGAATAGGGATCCAAGATGGGAGGATGAATTTGAGTTCGTGTGTGAGGAGCCTCCTGTAAATGATAAACTGCATGTTGAAGTCCTAAGTAAAGCAGGGAAGAAAGGGCTGATACATGGCAAG GAAACTTTGGGCTACattgatattagccttgcagACGTCATCAGCAACAAGCGGATTAATGAAAAGTACCATCTCATAGACTCAAAAAATGGTCAGATCCAAATCGAGTTGCAGTGGAGAACTTCCTAG
- the LOC8070911 gene encoding protein POLLENLESS 3-LIKE 2 isoform X1, with amino-acid sequence MMQQMQQEPWNAAAVGLLRPTKSAPCSPIKPAAAAAMLRTHSDSFHVAHKVPVGDTPYVRAKRVQLVDKDPEKAIALFWSAINAGDRVDSALKDMAIVMKQQNRAEEAIEAIKSLRSRCSDQAQESLDNILLDLYKVRRARPSSPPTRRLPFVHVCVRLMPLRDGTESKCVLCCCPDAQRCGRLDDQISLLKHKLQLIHQGHAFNGKRTKTARSQGRKFQVTLEQEATRLLGNLGWALMQKENYTEAEGAYRRALLIGPDNNKMCNLGICLMKQGRVLEAKDVLKQVRPAAVDGLRGADSHLKAYERAQEMLRDLETKLVGRPRADQLDTNWLFDALLLGSSSSIWQPQPCIDHLLPPPAPAPASAPAPAPAPRDRFADENASVSKKLAALQANMLNVDAQPFYSLRVPPLAAKPHNTLPQQQPQQKPHNTLSQQQQQQKPAPAHDPLGNLKRTRSGNCMDKAGAVVDKEQEQSIDENSGRRKSLSAEDRWPELPDHSAFDEAIVAAVLGPVLDDEPAAAEGNGHGKLPTSCDTSPAVKEKIGKRLRIFQDITQTVNNF; translated from the exons ATGATGCAGCAGATGCAGCAGGAGCCGTGGAACGCCGCCGCCGTGGGGCTCCTCCGGCCGACCAAGTCGGCGCCCTGCTCGCCAATcaagccggcggcggcggcggccatgctgCGAACCCACTCCGACTCCTTCCACGTCGCGCACAAGGTGCCCGTCGGCGACACGCCGTACGTGCGAGCCAAGCGCGTCCAG CTGGTGGACAAGGATCCGGAGAAGGCGATCGCGCTGTTCTGGAGTGCGATCAATGCCGGCGACCGCGTCGACAGCGCGCTCAAGGACATGGCCATCGTGATGAAGCAGCAGAACCGCGCCGAGGAGGCCATCGAGGCCATCAAGTCGCTGCGCAGCCGGTGCTCCGACcaggcgcaggagtccctcgaCAACATCCTCCTCGATCTCTACAAGGTTCGTCGTGCTCGTCCTTCTTCGCCTCCCACGCGTCGACTACCTTTTGTGCACGTATGTGTTCGATTGATGCCTCTGAGAGACGGTACTGAATCTAAGTGCGTTCTTTGCTGTTGTCCTGATGCGCAGAGATGCGGGCGGCTGGACGACCAGATCTCGCTGCTCAAGCACAAGCTGCAGCTGATCCACCAGGGCCACGCCTTCAACGGCAAGCGGACCAAAACGGCTCGCTCTCAGGGCCGCAAGTTCCAGGTCACCCTCGAGCAAGAAGCCACCAGGCTCCTT GGTAACCTGGGATGGGCGCTGATGCAGAAGGAGAACTACACGGAGGCGGAGGGGGCGTACCGTCGGGCGCTGCTTATCGGGCCGGACAACAACAAGATGTGCAATCTGGGCATCTGCCTCATGAAGCAGGGCCGCGTGCTCGAGGCCAAGGATGTGCTCAAGCAGGTACGCCCCGCGGCGGTCGACGGTCTGCGCGGCGCCGACTCCCACCTCAAGGCCTACGAGCGCGCGCAAGAGATGCTGCGGGACCTCGAGACCAAGCTCGTCGGCCGCCCGCGCGCTGACCAGCTCGACACGAACTGGCTCTTCGATGCACTGCTGCTGGGATCGTCCTCGAGCATCTGGCAGCCGCAGCCGTGCATCGACCACTTGCTGCCacctccggctccggctccggcttcGGCTCCAGCACCAGCCCCGGCGCCGCGCGACCGCTTCGCCGATGAAAACGCCAGTGTCAGCAAGAAGCTGGCGGCGCTCCAGGCGAACATGCTTAATGTGGACGCGCAGCCCTTCTACTCTCTGCGAGTGCCGCCGCTTGCAGCGAAGCCTCATAACACGCTGCCTcagcagcagccgcagcagAAACCACATAACACGCTgtctcagcagcagcagcagcagaagccAGCTCCTGCCCATGATCCCTTGGGCAACCTGAAGAGGACACGGTCCGGCAATTGCATGGACAAGGCAGGAGCAGTGGTGGACAAGGAGCAGGAGCAGAGCATCGACGAGAACAGCGGCAGGAGGAAGTCGCTCTCTGCTGAGGACAGATGGCCAGAGCTGCCCGACCACAGCGCGTTCGACGAGGCCATCGTCGCGGCTGTCCTGGGCCCAGTGCTCGACGACGAACCAGCAGCTGCTGAAGGGAACGGCCATGGCAAGCTGCCGACGAGCTGCGACACGAGCCCAGCGGTGAAGGAAAAGATCGGCAAGAGGCTGAGGATCTTCCAGGACATCACACAGACAGTGAACAATTTCTGA
- the LOC8063319 gene encoding uncharacterized protein LOC8063319: MGCCQSRLERLEAVSRCKARRRYTKHLVQARRDMAAAHALYLRALRATGASLLHFASAESDHPHPHSSAAHHHHGPPPSPPPPATPPPPPPPPPPPPPLSPSPTTRSWTTNSSSISASTILPPPPPPPMPSSWDFWDPFAPSSSRSATEDADWDDAATTVVDAPIAAAAPPVVTAAAAVAAPPSIVTATTTSTTPSELTVVAVPRGGAGKKDLAEIATELDEYFLKAADAGARVAALLEAPVCEPPEPTTNSSLPGKVLSYSKSLKPMAWTWGGGGGGYGKGNNGFTRFGRGDGNGGGGGMLSHSSTVEKLYAWEKKLFLEVKSYEGYKQEHDKKVSLLRKQEVKGVDYLKMEKNKMEIESLESKMLVANQSIETTTSEIIRLRESELFPQLLELVAGLMSMWRGMYECHQVQTHIVQQLEYLNNSRNTNPTSNVHRQAALQLEIEVDRWYSAFCSLVKSQRDYVYSLTGWLRLSLFCHHDPLTKAQNSDIYSLCEEWQLAIDRIPDKVASEGIKTLLTVIHAVVIQQAEEQKQKKRSESAFKEFEKKAEELRSLESKYGSYIGAEGYREMSRKSPVADKRAKVEALRSRADEEKSKYEKSIGVTRAMTLNNLQTGFPNVFQAMTGFASVCMEAFESVYNFKRSSDRILDVKRLLT, encoded by the exons ATGGGCTGCTGCCAGTCGCGGCTGGAGCGGCTGGAGGCGGTCTCGCGGTGCAAGGCGCGGCGGCGGTACACCAAGCACCTGGTGCAGGCGCGGCGGGACATGGCCGCGGCGCACGCGCTCTACCTGCGCGCGCTCCGGGCCACGGGCGCCTCGCTGCTGCACTTCGCCAGCGCCGAGTCCGACCACCCGCACCCCCATTCCTCCGcggcccaccaccaccacgggccgccgccgtccccgccgccgcccgcgacgccgccgccaccgccgcctcccccgccgccgccgccgccgctcagcCCCTCCCCGACCACCAGGTCCTGGACGACGAATTCGTCCTCGATCTCCGCGTCCACGATCTTgccccctccgccgccgccgccaatgcCGTCCAGCTGGGACTTCTGGGACCCCTTCGCGCCTTCCTCCTCCCGCTCCGCCACCGAGGACGCCGACTGGGACGACGCCGCCACCACCGTCGTCGACGCgcccatcgccgccgccgcgccgcccgtCGTCACGGCCGCCGCGGCGGTGGCCGCGCCCCCTTCCATCGTCACCgctaccaccacctccaccactcccagcgagctcaccgtcgtcgCGGTAccccgcggcggcgccgggaAGAAGGACCTCGCGGAGATCGCCACCGAGCTTGATGAGTACTTCCTCAAGGCAGCCGACGCTGGCGCCCGCGTTGCTGCACTACTCGAGGCCCCCGTCTGCGAGCCCCCCGAGCCCACCACCAACAGCAGCCTACCAG GGAAGGTACTGAGTTACAGCAAGAGCTTGAAGCCCATGGCATGGACCTggggcggtggcggcggagggTATGGGAAAGGTAACAATGGGTTCACAAGGTTTGGGAGAGGAGACGGCAATGGCGGAGGCGGCGGAATGCTCAGTCATTCATCCACCGTGGAGAAGCTCTACGCATGGGAGAAGAAGCTGTTTCTTGAGGTCAAG AGTTACGAGGGGTATAAGCAGGAGCATGATAAGAAGGTGAGTCTGTTGAGGAAGCAAGAGGTGAAGGGTGTGGATTACTTGAAGATGGAGAAGAACAAGATGGAGATTGAGAGCTTGGAGTCCAAGATGCTGGTTGCCAACCAATCCATCGAGACCACCACTTCTGAGATAATCAGGCTCAGAGAATCCGAGCTATTTCCCCAGCTGCTTGAGCTGGTTGCTGG CTTGATGAGCATGTGGAGGGGTATGTACGAGTGTCATCAAGTTCAGACCCACATCGTGCAGCAGCTGGAGTACCTCAACAATTCTCGGAATACTAACCCAACTTCCAATGTCCACCGGCAAGCAGCTCTTCAGCTTGAGATAGAGGTTGACAGGTGGTATTCAGCCTTCTGTAGTCTGGTGAAATCCCAGAGAGACTATGTCTACTCACTGACTGGGTGGCTTCGCTTGTCACTGTTCTGCCATCACGACCCACTGACTAAAGCTCAGAACTCTGATATTTATAGCTTGTGTGAGGAATGGCAGCTAGCCATCGACCGAATCCCAGATAAGGTGGCCTCAGAAGGGATCAAGACTCTCCTAACAGTGATCCATGCTGTTGTCATTCAACAAGCTGAGGAACAGAAGCAGAAGAAGAGGTCAGAGTCTGCATTCAAAGAATTTGAGAAGAAGGCAGAGGAGCTGAGATCCCTAGAGTCAAAATATGGGTCATATATCGGTGCTGAAGGTTACAGAGAAATGTCACGAAAATCACCAGTAGCTGACAAGCGGGCAAAGGTTGAGGCTCTGAGGAGCCGCGCCGATGAGGAGAAGAGCAAGTATGAGAAGAGCATTGGGGTCACAAGAGCAATGACCTTGAATAACCTGCAGACTGGCTTCCCTAACGTTTTCCAGGCGATGACGGGCTTCGCCAGTGTCTGCATGGAGGCATTTGAGTCGGTGTACAACTTCAAGCGAAGCTCAGATCGGATCCTTGACGTGAAGAGGCTGCTGACCTGA
- the LOC8063318 gene encoding myb-related protein Hv1 produces MGRSPCCEKAHTNKGAWTKEEDDRLVAYIKAHGEGCWRSLPKAAGLLRCGKSCRLRWINYLRPDLKRGNFTEEEDELIIKLHSLLGNKWSLIAGRLPGRTDNEIKNYWNTHIRRKLLSRGIDPVTHRPINEHTSNITISFEAAAAARDREENKGAVFRLEEHNKATAAAAAAIGRDHHQNHHPAGDWGQGKPLKCPDLNLDLCISPPAAPCQEEKAMVTMKPVKREAGLCFSCSLGLPKSADCKCSNFLGLRTAMLDFRSLEMK; encoded by the exons ATGGGGAGGTCGCCGTGCTGCGAGAAGGCGCACACCAACAAGGGCGCGTGGACCAAGGAGGAGGACGACCGCCTCGTGGCGTACATCAAGGCGCACGGCGAGGGTTGCTGGCGCTCGCTGCCCAAGGCCGCCGGCCTCCTGCGCTGCGGCAAGAGCTGCCGCCTCCGGTGGATCAACTACCTCCGCCCCGACCTCAAGCGCGGCAACTTCACGGAAGAGGAGGACGAGCTCATCATCAAGCTCCACAGCCTCCTCGGCAACAA ATGGTCCCTGATCGCTGGAAGGCTGCCGGGAAGGACGGACAACGAGATCAAGAACTACTGGAACACGCACATCCGGAGGAAGCTGCTGAGCAGGGGGATCGACCCGGTGACACACCGCCCCATCAACGAGCACACGTCCAACATAACCATCTCgttcgaggcggcggcggccgcgcgtGACCGTGAGGAGAATAAGGGCGCCGTGTTCCGGCTGGAGGAGCACAAcaaggcgacggcggcggcggccgccgcgaTCGGCCGcgatcatcatcagaaccaccaCCCCGCCGGCGACTGGGGCCAGGGGAAGCCGCTCAAGTGCCCCGACCTCAACCTGGACCTCTGCATCAGCCCGCCGGCGGCGCCGTGCCAGGAGGAGAAGGCCATGGTGACGATGAAGCCCGTGAAGCGGGAGGCCGGGCTCTGCTTCAGCTGCAGCCTGGGCCTCCCCAAGAGCGCCGACTGCAAGTGCAGCAACTTCCTCGGACTCAGGACCGCCATGCTCGACTTCAGAAGCCTCGAGATGAAATGA